Proteins from a genomic interval of Undibacterium parvum:
- the urtA gene encoding urea ABC transporter substrate-binding protein, with protein MSRRMILKASALGAMTLVANVWMSQAMAADTIKVGILHSLSGTMAISETSLKDVALMTIAEINAKGGVMGKQLEPVIVDPASNWPLFAEKARQLISQDKVAVVFGCWTSVSRKSTLPVFKELNSLLFYPVQYEGEELEKNVFYTGAAPNQQAIPATEYLMSKEGGAAKRFVLLGTDYVYPRTTNKILRAYLKSKGVKDTDIDEVYTPFGHSDYQTIVANIKKFSAGGKTAVISTINGDSNVPFYKELGNAGLKATDVPVVAFSVGEEELRGVDTKPLLGHLAAWNYFQSVKNPANDEFIKKWKAYAVAQKLPNASTVVTNDPMEATYVGINMWKQAVEKAKSTDTDKVIAAMAGQTFKSPSGFTLTMDATNHHLHKPVMIGEIKGDGQFSVVYKTKAPIRAQPWSPYIAGNEGKQKL; from the coding sequence ATGTCACGTCGCATGATTTTGAAGGCTAGCGCATTAGGCGCTATGACACTCGTTGCCAACGTTTGGATGTCTCAGGCGATGGCTGCCGATACGATTAAGGTTGGTATCTTGCACTCACTCTCCGGCACCATGGCGATCTCGGAAACGTCCTTGAAAGACGTGGCCTTGATGACGATCGCCGAGATCAATGCCAAGGGCGGCGTGATGGGCAAACAGCTAGAACCTGTCATCGTTGATCCAGCGTCCAACTGGCCTTTGTTTGCAGAAAAAGCGCGTCAACTGATCTCGCAAGATAAGGTGGCGGTGGTGTTTGGTTGCTGGACTTCGGTCTCGCGCAAATCGACACTACCGGTATTTAAGGAACTCAATAGCCTGCTGTTTTACCCGGTGCAATATGAAGGTGAAGAGCTGGAGAAAAATGTGTTCTACACCGGTGCCGCACCGAACCAGCAAGCGATACCAGCGACCGAATATCTGATGAGTAAAGAAGGCGGCGCGGCCAAGCGTTTTGTCTTGCTCGGCACCGATTATGTGTATCCGCGCACTACCAATAAAATCCTGCGCGCTTACCTCAAATCAAAAGGCGTGAAAGACACCGACATCGACGAGGTCTACACCCCATTCGGTCATTCTGATTACCAGACCATCGTCGCGAATATCAAGAAATTTTCGGCCGGCGGCAAGACTGCAGTGATCTCTACCATTAATGGTGATTCGAATGTGCCGTTCTACAAAGAGCTCGGCAATGCCGGATTGAAAGCCACCGATGTTCCTGTGGTTGCCTTCTCGGTCGGTGAAGAAGAATTGCGCGGCGTTGATACCAAGCCTTTGCTCGGTCATCTGGCAGCCTGGAATTATTTCCAGTCGGTAAAAAATCCTGCGAATGATGAGTTCATCAAAAAATGGAAAGCCTACGCAGTGGCGCAAAAATTGCCGAACGCCAGCACGGTCGTTACTAACGACCCTATGGAAGCGACCTATGTCGGTATCAATATGTGGAAGCAAGCGGTAGAGAAAGCCAAATCTACCGATACCGATAAAGTAATTGCGGCAATGGCAGGGCAGACTTTTAAGTCGCCATCCGGTTTTACGCTGACCATGGATGCCACCAATCATCACCTGCATAAGCCGGTCATGATAGGTGAGATCAAAGGTGACGGTCAGTTCAGTGTGGTCTACAAAACCAAAGCGCCGATCCGTGCGCAGCCTTGGAGCCCGTATATCGCCGGTAACGAAGGCAAGCAGAAGCTGTAG
- the urtB gene encoding urea ABC transporter permease subunit UrtB yields the protein MRLSNKFYIAFLLCTHALSAIAAIDAALLKPLTGDDPDARIAAVAKIAALASPEAQQVLNALKNDSAYSTPDGEFLIVADGKAFHPLNGQISETPDGIDGVTVNNRLRAVVDGALSGFKLLSPERTVRLSAALELQKSAAIEQIPLIEIAIAKEQDDEILAILKMVMASANLQSPDAAIRRQAAHALAQTRNASLKPVLQAMLEKSADGLYAEPDEAVRREVAATLKALDSHLALTEFVGNLVYGISLGSVLLLAALGLAITFGLMGIINMAHGELLMIGAYTTYVVQMLFRSYLPAALDAYLIVALPAAFIVAAAVGIALERTVIRWLYGRPLETLLATWGISLMLMQTVRSIFGAQNVEVANPSWMSGGVTVLGSLVLSYNRIVIVFFSLLVVLAVWLILNKTRLGLFVRAVMQNRRMADCVGVSTAKVDMMTFGLGSGIAGLGGVALSQLGNVGPDLGQSYIVDSFMVVVLGGVGQLAGTVIAAFGLGEVNKFLEPFAGAVMGKIFILIFIIIFIQRRPQGLFALKGRSVE from the coding sequence ATGCGTCTATCCAACAAATTTTATATAGCTTTCCTACTTTGCACCCATGCGCTTAGTGCAATTGCCGCTATCGATGCGGCATTACTCAAGCCGCTGACGGGCGACGATCCGGATGCGCGCATAGCGGCGGTAGCCAAGATTGCGGCACTCGCCAGCCCCGAGGCGCAGCAGGTCTTGAACGCCTTAAAAAACGATAGCGCCTACAGCACGCCGGACGGCGAGTTCCTGATTGTGGCCGACGGTAAAGCTTTTCATCCGCTTAACGGCCAGATTAGCGAGACACCCGATGGTATTGATGGCGTGACCGTGAATAACCGTTTGCGCGCCGTCGTCGATGGCGCCTTGTCAGGGTTTAAATTACTCTCGCCCGAGCGCACGGTGCGCCTTAGCGCCGCGCTGGAATTGCAAAAAAGCGCAGCCATAGAACAAATTCCACTGATAGAAATCGCCATCGCCAAGGAGCAGGATGACGAGATACTGGCGATACTGAAAATGGTGATGGCAAGCGCCAATCTGCAGTCGCCCGATGCGGCGATACGCAGGCAAGCCGCGCATGCCCTGGCGCAAACCCGCAACGCTAGCCTCAAGCCAGTATTGCAAGCAATGCTAGAAAAGTCGGCGGATGGTCTTTACGCAGAGCCGGATGAAGCGGTGCGCCGCGAAGTAGCGGCAACCCTAAAAGCGCTCGACAGTCATCTGGCGCTGACCGAATTTGTCGGCAATCTGGTGTATGGTATTTCTCTCGGTAGCGTGCTGCTACTGGCGGCTCTTGGTCTGGCGATTACCTTCGGCCTGATGGGCATCATCAACATGGCGCATGGCGAATTACTGATGATAGGTGCCTACACCACGTATGTAGTGCAGATGCTGTTTCGCAGCTATTTGCCGGCCGCGCTTGATGCCTATTTGATCGTGGCCTTGCCGGCTGCTTTTATTGTCGCGGCAGCGGTTGGCATCGCACTTGAGCGCACGGTGATACGCTGGTTGTATGGACGCCCGCTCGAGACTTTGCTGGCTACCTGGGGCATCAGCCTGATGTTGATGCAAACGGTGCGTAGCATTTTTGGCGCTCAAAACGTCGAGGTCGCCAATCCTTCCTGGATGTCGGGTGGCGTGACGGTGCTGGGTTCCCTGGTGCTGTCCTACAACCGCATCGTCATCGTATTTTTTTCCTTGTTGGTGGTGTTGGCGGTGTGGCTGATCCTGAATAAAACCCGGCTCGGCCTTTTTGTACGGGCGGTGATGCAAAACCGTCGTATGGCCGATTGCGTCGGGGTCTCCACTGCCAAGGTCGACATGATGACCTTCGGCCTGGGCTCAGGGATTGCCGGTCTGGGTGGCGTTGCCTTGTCGCAGTTGGGTAATGTTGGGCCAGATCTGGGACAAAGCTATATCGTCGATTCTTTTATGGTGGTGGTGCTGGGCGGGGTAGGGCAGTTGGCCGGCACCGTGATTGCCGCGTTTGGTTTGGGCGAAGTGAATAAGTTCCTGGAGCCGTTTGCCGGTGCCGTGATGGGTAAAATTTTTATCCTGATTTTTATCATTATTTTTATCCAGCGCCGCCCGCAAGGCCTGTTCGCATTGAAAGGCAGGAGCGTCGAATGA
- the urtC gene encoding urea ABC transporter permease subunit UrtC yields the protein MNTIAMNKLVKHQPLFARPVWTAIMVCSVIAALLPLLNLSFPDGHALHVSSYMLGLVAKFMCYALAAMALDLVWGYTGILSLGHGVFFALGAYAHGMYLMRAIGRDGVYQSHLPDFMVFLDWKTYPWYWAMTDNFWYCMALVVLVPGVLAFVFGYFAFRSRIKGVYFSIITQAMTFAFMLLFFRNDTGFGGNNGFTDFKRILGYSVTAPGTKAVLYLITLSTLLAALILCRSIVNSKLGRVLQAVRDSESRLMFIGYDPLWFKLFVWTLSAVLCGIAGALYAPQVGIINPSEMSPANSIEMVIWAAVGGRGTLLGPIVGAFTVNGLKSWFTAAFPDLWLFALGLLFILVTLFMQEGILGLLKKMKKFKKLKQTPEAL from the coding sequence ATGAATACCATCGCCATGAATAAGCTAGTGAAGCATCAGCCTTTGTTTGCCCGCCCGGTCTGGACGGCGATTATGGTCTGCAGCGTGATTGCCGCCTTACTGCCGCTACTTAATCTGAGTTTCCCCGACGGCCATGCGCTGCATGTATCTAGCTATATGCTGGGTCTGGTGGCCAAGTTCATGTGCTATGCACTGGCAGCGATGGCGCTCGATCTGGTGTGGGGTTATACCGGTATTTTATCCTTAGGGCATGGGGTATTTTTCGCCTTGGGCGCGTATGCGCACGGCATGTATCTGATGCGTGCGATAGGCCGCGATGGCGTGTATCAAAGTCATTTGCCCGATTTTATGGTGTTTCTCGACTGGAAAACTTATCCATGGTATTGGGCCATGACCGACAACTTCTGGTATTGCATGGCGCTGGTGGTCCTGGTGCCGGGCGTGCTGGCATTTGTGTTTGGCTATTTTGCGTTTCGCTCGCGTATCAAAGGTGTGTATTTTTCTATCATCACGCAGGCCATGACGTTTGCCTTTATGTTGCTGTTTTTCCGCAATGACACTGGCTTTGGTGGTAACAACGGGTTTACTGATTTCAAGCGGATACTTGGGTATAGCGTGACAGCGCCAGGCACCAAGGCGGTTCTGTATCTGATTACCCTCAGCACATTGTTAGCTGCCCTGATTTTGTGCCGCAGTATCGTCAACTCTAAACTGGGGCGTGTCTTGCAGGCGGTGCGTGATTCCGAATCGCGCCTGATGTTTATCGGTTACGACCCCTTGTGGTTTAAGCTGTTTGTCTGGACTTTATCTGCGGTCTTGTGCGGCATCGCCGGTGCGCTGTATGCGCCGCAAGTGGGCATCATCAATCCGTCTGAAATGTCGCCCGCCAATTCTATTGAGATGGTGATCTGGGCTGCGGTCGGTGGCCGCGGTACTTTGCTCGGCCCCATCGTCGGCGCGTTTACCGTCAATGGTCTAAAGAGTTGGTTTACCGCCGCCTTCCCGGATTTATGGCTGTTTGCGCTAGGCCTGCTGTTTATTCTGGTGACCCTGTTCATGCAAGAGGGCATCTTAGGTTTGCTGAAAAAAATGAAAAAATTCAAAAAACTTAAACAAACACCGGAGGCGCTATGA
- a CDS encoding chalcone isomerase family protein translates to MILNTGKRYLLAAILTFSASLSGHASSAEVAGVKLEDSLPLANTELKLNGAGIRYKAIFKVYVAGLYLKEKKTTVPEILALAGPKRVSLVMLRGLSNEDFGRGFVTGIQQNTEKAEKAKLIAQFVRFGEMFASVPELKKGDVLICDWLPGVGTVMSLNGKQMGEPFQDVAFYNAILRIWLGEKPVDNGLKKAMMADTSDDSKNSYR, encoded by the coding sequence ATGATCTTAAATACCGGGAAACGCTACCTGCTAGCGGCAATTTTAACCTTCAGCGCGAGTCTGAGCGGTCATGCTAGTAGCGCCGAGGTGGCGGGGGTCAAACTCGAAGATAGCCTACCGCTCGCCAACACAGAATTAAAACTCAATGGCGCAGGAATACGCTACAAAGCCATCTTCAAGGTCTATGTCGCTGGCCTGTATCTGAAGGAAAAGAAAACCACAGTCCCGGAAATTTTGGCATTAGCCGGACCTAAGCGCGTCAGCCTGGTGATGTTGCGCGGTTTGAGCAATGAGGATTTCGGGCGTGGCTTCGTCACCGGCATCCAACAAAACACAGAAAAAGCCGAGAAAGCCAAACTGATCGCACAATTTGTACGCTTTGGAGAAATGTTTGCCTCCGTCCCTGAATTAAAAAAAGGCGACGTCCTGATCTGCGATTGGCTGCCTGGAGTCGGCACCGTGATGTCCTTAAATGGTAAGCAGATGGGCGAGCCGTTCCAGGATGTGGCTTTCTACAACGCGATTTTGCGCATCTGGCTGGGAGAAAAACCGGTCGATAACGGTTTGAAAAAAGCCATGATGGCCGACACCAGCGACGACAGCAAGAACAGCTATCGCTAA